One part of the Humulus lupulus chromosome 9, drHumLupu1.1, whole genome shotgun sequence genome encodes these proteins:
- the LOC133800969 gene encoding dnaJ protein ERDJ3A: protein MERRLSLALLVLLSSSTFLISFGAKNLDPYKVLGVERNASQREIQKAFHKLSLKYHPDKNKNKGAQEKFSEINNAYDILSDEEKRKNYDMYGDEKGRPGFEAGHPGDQSGYTYFTRGGPGQNPFSFRPGDWQNMGGGGGSSRSFSFSFGGSGGPSSSGSGGSSSFGFGMDNFFSNLFGGNFQNSQFGGSGGRTGFQSGSRSPSKSIRGINSHVYKKEIVDQGMTWLLFCHTSSLRGIQNVEPTIEEVATSLQGALKVGSIDCETEQSLCKDLSIFPRRIPRVFVYSFKASEKGSLVEYDGDFSVKDLKTFCHEHLPRFSKRVDLKRFELPSLTAEKLPTVMLLSTKKDTPVIWRVLSGLYHKRFNFYDAQVQDANDPAVQKLGVDALPAIVGWLSTGEKHVLKPGISVKNLKSAVQDLSLLLEGFEKKNKKEASSQTRKTESESWESQIPVLTESNFNAVCGENTPVCIIGAFRSSRSKEKLESILKVVSQKTLLRQPNSAFGSRDSISYSLLDASKQSSFLTALDKSGFKPSDKLLVAYKPRKGKFAAFKGEMTTEEVETFIGSVLNGDIQFTKTRQKPMVK from the exons ATGGAAAGGCGATTAAGCTTAGCATTGTTGGTTTTGCTGTCGTCCTCGACTTTTCTTATATCTTTTGGAGCCAAAAATCTTGATCCCTACAAG GTTCTTGGGGTTGAACGAAATGCGAGTCAACGCGAAATTCAGAAAGCTTTCCACAA GCTCTCTCTCAAATATCATCCAGATAAGAATAAAAATAAGGGAGCTCAAGAGAAGTTTTctgagataaataatg CATATGATATTTTATCtgatgaagaaaaaagaaaaaattatgacATGTACGGAGATGAGAAAGGCAGGCCTGGATTTGAAGCTGGTCATCCTGGGGATCAGAGTGGATATACTTACTTTACAAGGGGTGGACCAGGGCAAAACCCATTCAGCTTTAGACCAGGTGATTGGCAGAATATGGGTGGGGGAGGAGGAAGTTCACGCTCATTCTCCTTTTCCTTCGGTGGTTCTGGTGGCCCAAGTTCCTCTGGTTCTGGGGGTTCAAGTTCATTTGGATTTGGCATGGATAATTTTTTCTCTAACCTATTTGGAGGTAACTTTCAAAATAGCCAGTTTGGAGGATCTGGTGGTCGGACTGGCTTTCAATCTGGATCCAGAAGTCCCTCAAAGAGCATCAGGGGCATTAATTCACATGTTTATAAGAAAGAAATTGTTGACCAAGGGATGACTTGGCTTTTGTTCTGTCATACCTCTTCATTAAGAGGAATCCAGAATGTTGAACCCACCATAGAGGAGGTTGCTACTTCATTGCAAGGTGCTTTAAAG GTTGGAAGCATAGACTGTGAGACAGAACAATCTCTATGTAAGGACCTTAGCATATTTCCTCGCAGAATTCCCAGGGTTTTTGTTTATTCATTTAAAGCCAGTGAGAAGGGTTCTTTGGTGGAGTATGATGGTGACTTTTCTGTTAAAGATTTGAAAACCTTTTGCCATGAACATTTGCCAAGGTTCTCAAAACGGGTTGATTTGAAGCGTTTTGAACTTCCATCTCTAACCGCCGAAAAACTGCCCACGGTGATGCTTCTTTCCACCAAAAAGGACACACCTGTTATATGGCGCGTCCTTAGTGGCTTGTATCACAAGCGCTTCAACTTCTATGATGCACAG GTTCAGGATGCTAATGATCCTGCTGTACAAAAGTTAGGAGTTGATGCACTTCCAGCTATTGTTGGTTGGTTATCAACTGGAGAAAAACATGTTCTAAAACCAGGGATTAGTGTGAAAAATTTGAAGTCTGCAGTTCAGGATCTCAGTCTCCTACTTGAAGGTTTtgaaaaaaagaacaagaaggaagctTCAAGTCAGACTAGAAAAACAGAGTCTGAATCGTGGGAGAGCCAAATACCAGTATTGACAGAGTCTAATTTTAATGCTGTTTGTGGTGAGAATACTCCAGTCTGCATAATCGGGGCCTTCAGATCTTCCAGATCAAAAGAGAAACTCGAGTCAATTTTGAAAGTG GTTTCCCAGAAAACACTATTAAGGCAACCAAATTCTGCCTTTGGCTCAAGGGATTCTATTTCCTACAGCCTATTAGATGCCTCCAAGCAATCATCATTCCTAACTGCACTCGACAAATCTGGATTCAAACCATCAGACAAGCTCTTAGTAGCATACAAACCTCGGAAGGGGAAGTTTGCAGCATTCAAGGGTGAGATGACTACAGAAGAAGTAGAGACGTTCATCGGTTCTGTTCTCAATGGCGACATTCAATTTACAAAGACGCGGCAAAAGCCTATGGTCAAGTGA